One Festucalex cinctus isolate MCC-2025b chromosome 1, RoL_Fcin_1.0, whole genome shotgun sequence genomic region harbors:
- the atg9b gene encoding autophagy-related protein 9B — protein sequence MANLEAYREYQRIEDPEEDSPPVEEDLLVHVPEGLKDSWHHIKNLDNFFTRIYHFHQKNGFACMMLSEFFELVQFLFVVTFTTFLVNCVEYDVLFANRAVNHTGPGHNPLDRNKVTIPDALLPSQQCTQRIQANSWIIFLLIMAAIFWLYRLIKVICNVLSYWEIRQFYIKALKITMDELCNFTWQEVQDRLISLQREQQMCIHKKELTELDIYHRILRFKNYMVAMINKSLLPVRLQLPLLGDVIFLTQGLKYNFELILFWGPGSLFQNKWNLHPKYKRSGNRLELAQQLSRVILLMGVANLLLCPFILVWQVLYAFFSYTEIIRREPGSLGARRWSLYGRLYLRHFNELNHELHGRLGRGYKPTSKYMNSFTSPLLTVLAKNVAFFSGSVLAVLIALTVYDEDVLTVQHILTAITVLGVIITITRSFIPDEHMVWCPEQLLQCMLAHIHYMPDHWRGNANKGETRDEVAQLFQYKAVFILEELLSPIITPFILIFLLRNKSLEIVDFFRNFTVEVVGVGDICSFAQMDIRRHGNPTWLSEGQTEASVYQQAENGKTELSLMHFTIKNPHWQPPLDSSVFITHLKQKVQHGAQASPSAQLLLSEAPFCTSLQYSESATGPDNLLASVLAHPVLTASGLQGRDHRFIPPSTAASAAASVLASLSTSQLPQTGRSRLQRHQDSSMYPESTMYHSDRTGIDSMSFSDSHLRSNALQSEFASAEMSLHAIYMHELHQQTSHPQRNTGHWHSSMPLTELHSNTGCQAHVGSTPSLVTPVHLGGWQEEDEEEEEEINSGSTLKQDTRTC from the exons ATGGCCAACTTGGAAGCCTACCGGGAGTATCAGAGGATAGAGGACCCGGAGGAGGACTCTCCACCCGTGGAGGAGGACTTGCTGGTCCATGTGCCCGAAGGCCTGAAAG ATTCATGGCACCACATCAAGAACTTGGATAACTTCTTCACTAGA ATCTACCATTTTCATCAAAAGAATGGCTTCGCCTGTATGATGCTGTCGGAGTTTTTTGAACTTGT TCAATTTTTGTTCGTCGTCACATTCACGACGTTCTTGGTCAACTGTGTGGAATATGACGTCCTGTTCGCCAACCGCGCTGTCAATCACACGGGGCCGGGCCACAACCCGTTGGACAGGAACAAGGTCACCATCCCCGATGCCCTTTTGCCCAGTCAGCAGTGCACTCAGAG GATCCAAGCAAACAGCTGGATCATATTCCTTCTAATCATGGCGGCCATCTTCTGGCTCTATCGACTCATCAAGGTCATTTGCAACGTCCTGAGCTACTGGGAAATCCGGCAGTTCTACATTAAAGCGCTGAAGATTACAATG GATGAACTATGCAACTTCACGTGGCAGGAAGTCCAGGACCGTCTCATCAGCCTGCAGCGCGAGCAGCAAATGTGCATCCACAAGAAAGAGCTGACAGAATTGGACATCTATCACCGCATCTTGCGCTTCAAGAACTACATGGTGGCCATGATCAACAAATCCCTGCTTCCCGTGCGACTGCAGCTCCCCCTACTGGGTGATGTGATCTTCCTCACGCAGGGCTTGAAGTACAACTTTGAGCTCATCCTCTTCTGGGGCCCCGGTTCGCTGTTCCAGAACAAGTGGAACCTGCACCCCAAGTACAAGCGCAGCGGCAATCGGCTGGAACTGGCACAGCAGCTCAGCAGGGTCATCCTGCTCATGGGCGTGGCCAATTTGCTGCTTTGTCCTTTTATTCTGGTGTGGCAAGTGCTCTACGCTTTCTTCAGCTACACCGAAATCATCCGCCGGGAGCCCGGGAGTCTGGGAGCTCGTCGCTGGTCACTCTACGGCCGACTGTACCTGCGCCACTTCAACGAACTGAACCACGAGCTGCACGGACGCTTGGGCCGAGGCTATAAGCCCACGTCCAAATACATGAACTCCTTCACGTCGCCGCTGCTCACCGTGCTGGCTAAAAACGTCGCCTTTTTCTCGGGCTCGGTGTTGGCCGTGCTCATCGCGCTGACAGTCTACGACGAAGACGTCCTGACGGTGCAACACATTCTGACTGCTATCACAGTGCTGGGAGTGATTATCACCATCACCAG GTCCTTCATCCCAGACGAGCATATGGTTTGGTGCCCAGAACAGCTGCTGCAGTGCATGCTGGCCCACATACACTACATGCCGGACCACTGGAGGGGCAACGCTAACAAGGGCGAAACCCGCGACGAGGTGGCACAGCTGTTCCAGTACAAAGCA GTATTCATTCTGGAGGAGCTGCTCAGTCCCATCATTACGCCCTTTATTCTCATCTTCCTGCTGAGGAATAAGTCTCTGGAGATCGTCGACTTCTTCAGGAACTTCACGGTGGAGGTGGTTGGCGTGGGAGACATCTGCTCTTTTGCACAGATGGACATCAGACGCCACGGAAATCCAACT TGGCTGTCCGAGGGCCAGACGGAGGCGTCCGTGTACCAGCAGGCTGAGAACGGCAAGACGGAGTTGTCGCTCATGCACTTCACCATAAAGAATCCACATTGGCAGCCACCGCTGGACAGCTCGGTGTTCATCACCCATCTGAAGCAGAAGGTGCAACATGGCGCACAAGCCAGTCCATCCGCGCAGCTCCTGCTCTCTGAGGCTCCCTTCTGCACATCGCTACAGTACAGCGAGTCTGCAACCGGg CCTGATAATCTGCTGGCCAGCGTCCTGGCGCACCCCGTTCTCACTGCGTCAGGTCTACAAGGCAGAGATCACCGCTTCATCCCTCCGAGCACGGCAGCGTCTGCCGCCGCCAGCGTCCTGGCCTCTTTGTCCACCTCCCAGCTGCCGCAAACTGGCCGCAGCCGCCTACAACGCCACCAAGATTCCTCGATGTATCCAGAGAGCACCATGTACCACAGTGATCGCACCGGTATTGACAG tATGTCATTCAGTGACAGCCATTTACGAAGTAATGCGCTGCAGTCGGAGTTTGCCTCAGCAGAGATGAGCCTTCACGCTATCTACATGCACGAG CTCCACCAGCAGACGTCGCACCCACAGAGGAATACGGGGCATTGGCATAGCTCAATGCCATTGACTGAGCTACATAGCAACACTG GTTGCCAGGCCCATGTTGGTTCTACGCCGTCTTTGGTAACACCGGTGCACCTTGGTGGGTGGCAAGAagaggatgaggaagaggaagaagagataAATAGTGGATCCACTCTGAAACAGGACACCAGGACTTGTTGA